One region of Manduca sexta isolate Smith_Timp_Sample1 chromosome 25, JHU_Msex_v1.0, whole genome shotgun sequence genomic DNA includes:
- the LOC115448371 gene encoding CSC1-like protein 2, whose protein sequence is MSIAREILFSVVPAAPANSSNGTDDEGCMLVNPSQNVIITGAYNGIPQTLILNLIAWSSLIILFTVLRRTAWNYGRMALVQRTKSRWTNLFYRGGDNDALVERRRSHDESSNIDEGFFTWLPAVFRLTREQVLAKCGPDAVHYLSFQRHAITLMFIVTLVSIGIILPVNFQGNNLDVDVSTFSKTTLSNLNGRSYWLWVHTLISISFLPISVLIMRRCTGRKPVPTSLTGTIMITNISKADRNESTIRAYFAHNFPHIQIIDLRLAYNINKLNEVQEQKDMVNEALFYSDTYFKKTGKRITVKPKWCGPELDALEYYINEEKRLKDEAKRCRAMVLNDPLGIAFLTLPSYQLAEHVISHFSLHRDWVLSHATNPADIIWENLSVQPGVWYVKAIVVNFFLFIVLFFLTTPAIVVNLFNTMVEKPESLSRISSIIFEFLPTLLLWTMAAVMPAIVAFSDKFLSHWTKSQQNYSIMTKTVSFLLLMTLILPSLGLASAETFVMWTLHHQNDTMRWDCVFLPDKGAFFVNYVITSGFIGTALELIRFPELFLYVWYLLQSKSKAEKSYVKKAILYEFPFGVHYAWSIAIFSITMVYSLACPLIAPFGLLYLMFKHVGDKHNLYFAYGPCDMSGVGGGRIHSTAVRLIRISVLLLLINMAAWAGLRAGFEARTIILIMASIVAFGTFLLLSPFPSCTPPAPLQAESSVSFPEYVAPALTRPLESPPSSTPTTPDYGASSPVTQHTYSPEPINI, encoded by the coding sequence ATGAGTATAGCGAGAGAAATATTGTTCTCTGTCGTGCCCGCGGCCCCCGCAAACAGCTCTAATGGCACGGACGACGAGGGCTGCATGCTGGTGAACCCCTCACAGAACGTTATCATCACCGGAGCGTATAATGGAATACCGCAAACATTGATTCTCAACTTGATAGCATGGTCGAGTTTGATCATACTATTCACCGTACTGAGGCGGACTGCGTGGAATTATGGGCGTATGGCGCTCGTGCAGCGCACTAAGAGCCGCTGGACGAACTTGTTTTACCGCGGTGGAGACAACGACGCGCTGGTAGAGCGGCGGCGTAGCCATGACGAGTCGTCCAACATCGATGAGGGCTTCTTCACGTGGCTGCCGGCCGTGTTCCGGCTCACCCGTGAGCAGGTGCTGGCCAAGTGTGGCCCAGATGCTGTTCACTACCTCTCCTTCCAAAGACACGCAATAACCCTCATGTTTATTGTCACGCTAGTCTCCATTGGCATCATCTTGCCCGTCAACTTCCAAGGAAACAATCTTGATGTCGATGTGAGCACATTCAGTAAAACAACACTGAGTAACCTGAACGGGAGATCTTATTGGCTATGGGTGCATACTCTGATAAGCATCTCATTTCTACCAATATCTGTGCTCATCATGAGGAGATGTACTGGCCGTAAGCCAGTGCCCACATCACTCACGGGCACCATAATGATCACAAACATATCAAAAGCAGACAGGAATGAGTCTACAATAAGAGCTTACTTTGCTCACAATTTCCCGCATATACAAATTATAGATCTCCGTCTTGCTTACAATATCAACAAATTGAATGAAGTGCAAGAGCAGAAGGACATGGTCAATGAAGCATTATTCTACAGCGATACATACTTCAAGAAGACTGGGAAACGTATCACAGTAAAGCCAAAATGGTGTGGCCCTGAACTGGATGCCCTGGAGTATTACATTAATGAAGAGAAGAGACTCAAGGATGAAGCTAAGAGGTGTCGTGCGATGGTGCTCAATGACCCCCTGGGTATTGCATTCCTAACATTACCATCTTATCAACTTGCTGAGCATGTGATCAGCCACTTCAGCCTACACCGTGACTGGGTGTTGTCTCACGCAACCAACCCTGCTGACATTATTTGGGAGAATCTGAGTGTGCAACCAGGTGTGTGGTATGTAAAAGCCATTGTTGTCAATTTCTTCCTGTTCATTGTGTTGTTCTTTTTAACTACCCCTGCGATTGTTGTTAACTTATTTAACACAATGGTGGAGAAGCCTGAATCCCTGAGCAGGATTAGCAGCATCATATTCGAGTTCCTCCCCACCTTGCTGCTGTGGACCATGGCTGCTGTGATGCCTGCCATTGTTGCATTCTCTGATAAATTTCTCTCACATTGGACCAAGTCCCAACAAAACTATTCTATTATGACCAAGACTGTCTCTTTCCTCCTGCTCATGACCTTGATCCTGCCCTCCCTAGGGCTAGCCAGTGCTGAGACCTTCGTCATGTGGACCCTGCACCACCAGAACGACACAATGCGGTGGGACTGCGTATTCTTACCAGACAAAGGCGCCTTCTTTGTCAACTACGTAATAACCTCTGGCTTCATCGGTACAGCCCTCGAGCTGATCCGTTTCCCCGAGCTATTTCTGTACGTATGGTACCTACTCCAGTCAAAATCTAAAGCCGAGAAGAGTTACGTGAAAAAGGCCATATTGTACGAATTCCCATTCGGAGTTCACTACGCATGGAGCATAGCGATATTCTCCATCACAATGGTGTACAGTCTCGCGTGTCCGCTGATCGCTCCGTTCGGCCTTCTCTACTTAATGTTCAAGCACGTCGGGGATAAGCATAACTTGTACTTTGCGTACGGCCCGTGTGACATGAGCGGCGTGGGCGGCGGTCGCATCCACTCCACGGCCGTGCGGCTCATCCGCATCTCGGTGCTGTTGCTGCTGATTAACATGGCCGCGTGGGCAGGTCTCAGGGCCGGTTTCGAAGCGCGGACCATCATCCTTATTATGGCGTCTATTGTTGCGTTCGGGACTTTCTTGCTGCTAAGTCCGTTCCCCAGCTGCACGCCGCCCGCCCCCCTGCAGGCGGAGTCGAGCGTGAGTTTTCCCGAGTACGTGGCGCCGGCGCTGACGAGGCCGCTGGAGTCGCCGCCCAGCTCTACACCTACCACACCGGACTACGGCGCCTCCTCGCCTGTCACCCAGCATACCTACAGTCCAGAGccgataaatatataa